One Entomomonas asaccharolytica DNA segment encodes these proteins:
- a CDS encoding amino acid ABC transporter permease, producing the protein MFNWSYIHQVLPTFEHALWLTVKISAVGILAAIIIGAVCSIVIFYRITVVSAIAKGYVAFFRNTPLLLHLFFIYFGLPRAFKITLSFEVTALIGLSLLGGAYMAEAFRSGIEAVAKSQFESGQAIGLNRLQMIRYIVLPQAISYCVPALGANCIFLFKETSVFTAIAGTDITTIAINFISNDGHSNENLLLLVVAYLIVILPFILLLSYIEKRMRHAEFGN; encoded by the coding sequence GTGTTTAACTGGTCATATATTCATCAAGTTTTACCTACCTTTGAACATGCTCTGTGGCTCACAGTTAAGATATCAGCAGTAGGGATTTTGGCTGCGATTATTATAGGTGCTGTGTGTAGCATTGTTATTTTTTATAGAATAACCGTTGTCTCTGCTATTGCTAAAGGCTATGTAGCTTTTTTCAGAAACACACCACTACTGCTCCATTTATTTTTTATCTATTTTGGTTTACCAAGAGCCTTTAAGATTACACTAAGTTTTGAGGTAACCGCACTTATTGGTTTATCACTGTTAGGCGGCGCCTATATGGCAGAAGCCTTTCGTAGTGGTATTGAGGCTGTGGCTAAATCACAATTTGAGTCAGGGCAAGCAATTGGCTTAAATCGCTTACAAATGATTCGTTATATCGTATTACCGCAAGCTATTTCCTATTGTGTACCTGCATTAGGTGCTAACTGTATTTTTTTATTTAAAGAAACCTCTGTATTTACTGCGATCGCAGGCACTGATATTACCACCATCGCTATTAATTTTATCAGTAATGACGGCCATAGTAATGAAAACTTACTGCTACTAGTGGTTGCTTATCTAATTGTAATATTACCTTTTATTTTGTTACTGTCTTATATTGAAAAGAGGATGCGCCATGCAGAATTTGGGAATTAA
- a CDS encoding amino acid ABC transporter permease — MQNLGINILFDWITIKRLLEGLYFTLEVSFAAIILSTLLGTLFGIIRTSNKLVVRIIFRVYLEVVRVLPTLVLLYILYYTLPSIFNLNIDGRLVGILAFTFWGAAEMSDIIRSAIISLPKHQTESALAIGLNKTQLFCYVLLPQALKLAVPPAINLAARIIMTTSLLVLISVQDITKVGKEIIEYATMIGNDMAPFWIYGFILLVFFAICYPLSKLSQRLTKRKG; from the coding sequence ATGCAGAATTTGGGAATTAATATCCTCTTTGATTGGATTACTATTAAACGCCTTTTAGAAGGGCTTTATTTCACTTTAGAAGTTTCTTTTGCCGCTATTATACTTAGCACTTTATTAGGTACACTGTTTGGAATTATTCGTACTTCTAACAAACTGGTAGTGCGTATTATCTTCCGAGTTTATTTAGAAGTCGTAAGAGTTTTACCTACACTAGTATTACTTTATATTCTTTACTATACCTTACCTAGTATATTTAATTTAAATATTGACGGTCGTTTAGTTGGTATACTTGCTTTCACCTTTTGGGGTGCAGCTGAGATGAGTGATATTATTCGTAGTGCTATTATTTCTTTACCTAAACATCAAACAGAATCGGCTTTAGCAATTGGTTTAAATAAAACTCAATTATTCTGCTATGTACTATTGCCCCAAGCTTTAAAACTTGCCGTACCGCCAGCTATTAATTTAGCAGCTAGAATTATTATGACTACCTCTTTACTGGTTTTAATCAGCGTGCAAGACATTACTAAAGTGGGCAAAGAGATTATCGAATATGCCACAATGATAGGTAACGATATGGCACCCTTTTGGATTTATGGGTTTATCTTATTAGTATTCTTTGCTATCTGCTATCCATTATCTAAACTTTCACAACGTTTAACCAAAAGAAAAGGTTGA
- a CDS encoding cysteine ABC transporter substrate-binding protein, whose translation MKLLTKKTTGLLLSSIFCFALTACGDNDKPTVETDKVQPPSASSLQAIKDRGELRVAVFSDKPPFGYVDKQGNSQGYDIELAKRLAKDLLGDENKVKFVLTEAQNRINVLTSNKVDVTLANFTVTPERAKQVDFAKPYMKTAIGVVSPKTGAITDVEQLEGKVLIVNKGTTAETYFAKHYPNIKLQKYDHNSEAFAALKDGRGVGLAHDNTLLYAWTKNNPDFEVALHKVGEDDVIAPAVKKDNVELLNWINEEIGKLQNEEFFHKAYDKTVKPFYGDNIDPNNVVIDASNLNITEVPSTNDEAEETAE comes from the coding sequence ATGAAACTATTAACTAAAAAAACAACAGGCTTACTCCTCAGCAGTATTTTTTGTTTTGCTTTGACTGCTTGTGGTGATAATGATAAACCTACTGTTGAAACTGATAAAGTACAACCTCCTTCTGCCTCAAGTTTACAAGCTATTAAAGATCGTGGCGAGTTACGTGTAGCAGTATTTAGCGATAAACCACCTTTTGGTTATGTTGATAAACAAGGTAATAGCCAAGGTTATGATATTGAGCTAGCTAAACGCCTTGCCAAAGATTTATTAGGTGACGAAAATAAAGTGAAATTTGTGCTTACTGAAGCACAAAACCGCATTAATGTACTTACCTCTAATAAAGTAGATGTTACCCTAGCTAATTTTACGGTTACACCTGAGCGTGCTAAGCAAGTAGATTTTGCTAAACCTTATATGAAAACAGCGATAGGTGTTGTTTCTCCTAAAACTGGCGCTATTACAGATGTTGAGCAATTAGAAGGTAAAGTGCTGATTGTGAATAAAGGCACTACCGCAGAAACTTATTTTGCTAAACATTACCCTAATATTAAATTGCAAAAATATGACCATAACTCAGAAGCTTTTGCTGCACTTAAGGATGGTCGTGGTGTCGGTCTAGCTCACGATAATACATTACTCTATGCATGGACTAAAAATAATCCTGATTTTGAAGTTGCCTTACATAAGGTAGGTGAAGATGATGTGATTGCACCAGCAGTTAAAAAAGATAATGTAGAGTTATTAAACTGGATCAATGAAGAAATTGGTAAGTTGCAAAATGAAGAGTTCTTCCACAAAGCTTACGATAAAACCGTTAAACCTTTCTATGGTGACAATATCGATCCTAATAATGTGGTAATTGATGCCAGTAACTTAAATATAACTGAAGTTCCTTCCACCAATGATGAAGCAGAAGAAACAGCAGAATAA
- a CDS encoding class I SAM-dependent methyltransferase, whose amino-acid sequence MNITTIINREIPPTPWQSGEKIPWNEPAFSQRMLANHLSQEHDWASRRFEIIDQHIAWISQQLPNKQSKILDLGCGPGFYTHRLAEMGYQCTGVDFSPASIEHGKQQAIQDNLKINYILADIRHYQPTEQYDLIMMTFGEFNVFKESDIKLLLNNITQYLTPKGYLLIEAHTFNAILTYGQQAATWQSYKTGLFLDSPHICLEEHFWNEQQTTATTRYYIIDAINNQTIEYASSMKAYSDLEYQQLFQEVGMTRINKLTHTQWPTCDIFTEKLHTFICQK is encoded by the coding sequence ATGAATATAACGACTATTATTAATAGAGAAATTCCTCCTACTCCTTGGCAATCAGGCGAAAAAATACCGTGGAATGAACCAGCATTTAGTCAACGGATGCTAGCCAATCATCTTTCACAAGAACATGATTGGGCGAGTCGTCGCTTCGAAATCATAGACCAACATATTGCTTGGATTAGTCAACAATTACCAAATAAGCAATCTAAAATACTTGATCTCGGTTGCGGTCCAGGTTTTTATACTCACCGTTTAGCTGAAATGGGTTACCAATGTACTGGGGTTGATTTCTCACCTGCTTCAATTGAACATGGCAAGCAACAAGCTATACAAGATAATCTTAAGATAAATTATATATTAGCTGATATTCGCCACTATCAGCCTACAGAACAATATGATCTTATTATGATGACATTTGGTGAGTTTAATGTCTTTAAAGAATCTGATATAAAACTTTTACTTAACAATATTACTCAATACCTTACGCCAAAGGGTTATCTACTAATTGAAGCACATACTTTTAATGCTATATTAACTTATGGCCAACAAGCAGCTACTTGGCAATCGTATAAGACAGGATTATTTTTAGATTCTCCCCATATTTGTTTAGAAGAACATTTCTGGAACGAACAACAAACAACAGCTACTACTCGCTACTATATAATTGATGCTATAAATAACCAAACCATAGAATATGCTAGCTCCATGAAGGCCTATAGTGATCTAGAATACCAACAACTATTTCAGGAAGTTGGCATGACTCGTATTAACAAGCTAACTCATACTCAATGGCCAACATGTGATATTTTTACCGAAAAACTCCATACTTTTATTTGTCAGAAATAA
- the rtcR gene encoding RNA repair transcriptional activator RtcR has translation MEKKKVVIGFLGTKLDAGFGMKRWNRWRPTVSLVQNEKTSIDRLELFYAERFTDMAKRISLDIQSLSPTTQVNLIPMELTNPWDFEEVYASVFDWAKQYTFNPEQEDYWIHITTGTHVAQICMFLLVEARYIPGILLQSSPNGLASKDPTGKIELIDLDLSRYDKLAQRFDVDTHDSLNFLKHGIATRNAKFNKVIAEIEHIAIRSKAPVLLVGPTGAGKSFLAKRIYELKKARHQIKGAFVEVNCATLRGDGATSTLFGHKKGSFTGAVADRMGLLRAANNGVLFLDEIGELGADEQAMLLKAIEEKHFLPLGSDSEVSSDFQLIAGTNRDLRDEVIAGNFREDLFARINLWTYELPSLCERNEDIEPNIDYLLELVAYEQGEAVHFNREAKAKFLEFAQSPQALWCGNFRDLTAAVTRMATLASSGRITSDIVEAEIQRLEWMWKKTTPVEQQSQIQQQFCIQLLGQETWDTLDLFDQLQLPSVIEICRKSRNMSEAGRKLFYQSRQQRATINDSDRLRKYLQKFGLTWEMIQ, from the coding sequence ATGGAAAAGAAAAAAGTAGTTATAGGATTTTTAGGTACAAAACTAGATGCAGGTTTTGGTATGAAGCGTTGGAACAGATGGCGTCCTACAGTTTCTTTAGTACAAAATGAAAAAACTAGTATTGATCGGCTTGAGTTATTCTATGCAGAACGCTTTACTGATATGGCTAAACGCATTAGCTTAGATATACAATCTCTATCTCCCACAACACAAGTTAATCTTATTCCAATGGAATTAACAAATCCTTGGGATTTTGAAGAAGTCTATGCCAGTGTATTTGATTGGGCGAAACAATACACATTTAATCCAGAACAAGAAGATTACTGGATACATATCACCACTGGCACCCATGTAGCTCAAATATGCATGTTTTTATTAGTAGAAGCTCGCTACATACCAGGAATATTACTACAGAGCTCACCTAATGGTTTAGCGAGCAAAGATCCCACAGGCAAAATAGAATTAATTGATCTTGACTTGTCACGTTACGATAAATTAGCACAGCGTTTTGATGTCGATACACATGACAGTTTAAATTTCTTAAAGCATGGTATTGCCACTCGTAATGCAAAATTTAATAAAGTCATTGCAGAAATTGAACATATCGCTATTCGCTCTAAAGCTCCTGTACTATTAGTAGGTCCAACAGGTGCAGGTAAATCATTTTTAGCTAAACGTATTTATGAACTGAAAAAAGCACGCCATCAAATTAAAGGTGCTTTTGTTGAAGTTAACTGCGCTACTCTCCGTGGAGATGGAGCAACCTCTACATTGTTTGGTCATAAAAAAGGATCATTTACAGGTGCAGTTGCTGATCGTATGGGGCTATTACGAGCGGCTAACAATGGTGTGCTTTTTTTAGATGAGATTGGTGAGCTAGGTGCAGATGAACAAGCCATGTTACTTAAAGCAATTGAAGAAAAGCATTTTCTCCCCTTAGGAAGTGATAGTGAAGTCAGTAGTGACTTTCAATTAATTGCAGGCACCAACCGTGACTTAAGAGATGAGGTAATTGCAGGTAATTTTAGAGAAGATTTATTTGCACGAATTAACCTCTGGACTTATGAGTTACCAAGTTTATGTGAGCGTAATGAAGATATTGAACCCAATATTGATTATTTACTTGAACTTGTCGCTTATGAGCAAGGCGAAGCAGTACACTTTAATCGAGAAGCCAAAGCAAAATTTTTAGAGTTCGCTCAATCCCCTCAAGCATTATGGTGTGGCAATTTTAGAGATTTAACAGCTGCTGTAACACGCATGGCTACCCTTGCCTCTAGTGGAAGAATTACTAGTGATATAGTAGAGGCTGAGATTCAACGTCTTGAATGGATGTGGAAAAAAACTACGCCTGTTGAACAACAATCTCAAATACAACAACAGTTTTGTATCCAACTACTAGGCCAAGAAACTTGGGATACACTAGATTTATTCGATCAATTACAACTACCAAGTGTTATAGAAATATGTAGAAAAAGCCGTAATATGTCAGAGGCGGGTCGTAAACTATTTTATCAGTCACGCCAGCAAAGAGCCACCATCAATGACTCAGATCGTTTACGTAAATATCTACAAAAATTTGGATTAACGTGGGAAATGATACAATAA
- a CDS encoding cob(I)yrinic acid a,c-diamide adenosyltransferase, which translates to MRFQLSKIITKTGDQGTTRIGDGSRVSKSSSRIMAIGGIDELNTSIGVLRVYIEDKEIFDKLVTIQHQLLVAGSQLANSNRCALATRHIEFLESWAAKLIEQLDPVQDFVLPGGSEVAAHCHMARVTCRRTERYVIAADLQDEYIPLTIQYLNRLSDVLFVLARVLNKQQGVSEIVLNRQI; encoded by the coding sequence ATGAGATTTCAATTATCAAAGATTATTACTAAAACAGGTGACCAAGGCACTACTCGTATAGGTGATGGTTCTCGTGTTAGTAAAAGCTCTTCACGAATTATGGCTATAGGTGGTATTGATGAATTAAATACCTCCATTGGTGTGTTACGAGTTTATATAGAAGATAAAGAAATTTTTGATAAGCTAGTAACAATCCAACATCAATTATTAGTAGCAGGTTCGCAGTTAGCTAATTCTAATCGTTGTGCATTAGCAACGCGACATATTGAGTTTCTAGAAAGTTGGGCTGCTAAATTAATTGAGCAATTAGATCCAGTACAAGATTTTGTATTACCTGGTGGCTCGGAAGTAGCTGCTCATTGTCATATGGCGAGGGTGACTTGTCGTCGTACAGAGCGTTATGTTATTGCTGCTGATTTGCAAGATGAATATATTCCACTAACTATTCAATATTTAAATCGTCTATCCGATGTGTTGTTTGTATTAGCAAGAGTGTTAAATAAACAGCAAGGTGTATCAGAAATTGTTTTAAATAGGCAGATTTAA
- a CDS encoding vWA domain-containing protein, translating into MVNLDIFKTLPGKNIPNTNTINEAGGGAYGFTPKHKLAQLAATGCINQTFYASAETKLADILQLTQDLDATFIAKTAIYAREDGYMKDMPALLAAVLAQKDVAVLNQCFGRIINNGKMLRNFVQIIRSGIAGRKSLGNRPKKLVQNWLLNTSEKQLLNASIGNNPTLADVVKMVHPKPQEEWRAAWFAWLIGRDYDKAQLPPITQTFENFKQALRDGVKGKDLPELPDVPFQMLTALDLNAEQWAAIARKGSWQMVRQNLNTFARHGVFDRVKMVDVIAAKLVDARSIAKASVMPYQLMAAYSNTTITDVPMKVRNALQDAMEIAVKNVPKIVGNVVVCPDVSFSMHSPVTGYRRGATTSVRCIDVAALVGAAVLRKNPKAKIMPFAETVRKIELNPRDSIMINAEKLARMPGGGTNVSAPLHELNTTKAKVDLVILVSDNESWFNSNRYGATATMQEWAKLKARCPNAKLVCIDMQPYGSTQAKEGSDVMNIGGFSDAVFDTIATFAKGNTSANYWVNKIEAISITASA; encoded by the coding sequence ATGGTCAACTTAGATATATTTAAAACATTACCAGGGAAGAATATTCCTAATACCAATACAATTAATGAGGCAGGTGGAGGCGCATATGGGTTTACTCCTAAGCATAAATTAGCACAGCTTGCTGCCACAGGTTGTATTAACCAAACCTTTTATGCAAGTGCTGAAACAAAATTAGCAGATATTTTACAACTAACACAGGATTTAGATGCAACGTTTATTGCTAAAACAGCGATTTATGCTCGTGAAGATGGTTATATGAAAGATATGCCAGCATTGCTAGCGGCTGTATTGGCACAAAAAGATGTGGCAGTGTTAAATCAATGTTTTGGTCGCATTATTAATAACGGAAAAATGCTACGTAACTTTGTACAAATTATACGTAGTGGTATTGCTGGACGTAAATCTTTAGGTAATCGTCCTAAGAAGTTAGTACAAAACTGGTTGCTTAATACGTCTGAAAAACAATTGTTGAATGCCTCTATAGGTAATAACCCAACATTGGCTGATGTGGTTAAAATGGTTCACCCTAAACCACAGGAAGAATGGCGGGCTGCATGGTTTGCATGGCTAATTGGTCGTGATTATGATAAGGCACAATTACCACCTATTACTCAGACATTTGAAAACTTTAAGCAAGCGTTACGTGATGGTGTGAAAGGTAAAGATTTACCTGAATTACCAGATGTACCTTTTCAAATGTTAACAGCATTGGATTTAAATGCTGAGCAGTGGGCTGCTATTGCGCGTAAAGGTTCATGGCAGATGGTACGACAAAACTTGAATACATTTGCTCGTCATGGAGTATTTGATCGTGTGAAAATGGTAGATGTAATTGCAGCTAAGTTGGTTGATGCACGAAGTATTGCTAAGGCTAGTGTGATGCCTTATCAGTTAATGGCAGCTTACTCAAATACCACGATCACAGATGTTCCTATGAAGGTTAGAAATGCTTTACAGGATGCAATGGAAATAGCGGTAAAAAATGTGCCTAAAATAGTGGGGAATGTAGTAGTTTGTCCTGATGTTTCATTTTCAATGCATTCACCTGTAACAGGTTATCGTCGTGGCGCAACTACATCTGTACGTTGTATTGATGTGGCTGCTTTAGTGGGTGCAGCAGTATTGCGAAAAAACCCTAAGGCAAAGATAATGCCTTTTGCAGAAACGGTAAGAAAGATTGAGTTAAATCCACGTGATTCTATCATGATCAATGCTGAAAAATTGGCTAGAATGCCAGGTGGTGGAACAAATGTAAGTGCACCCTTGCACGAACTTAACACTACTAAGGCAAAAGTTGATTTGGTGATATTGGTTTCTGATAATGAGTCATGGTTTAACAGTAACCGTTATGGTGCTACTGCTACTATGCAAGAATGGGCAAAACTTAAAGCAAGATGTCCAAATGCTAAGTTGGTTTGTATTGATATGCAACCTTATGGTAGCACACAAGCAAAAGAGGGGAGTGATGTGATGAATATTGGCGGATTCTCTGATGCTGTATTCGATACTATTGCTACCTTCGCTAAAGGTAATACGAGTGCAAATTATTGGGTTAACAAGATAGAAGCTATCTCAATAACTGCTAGTGCCTAA
- a CDS encoding amino acid ABC transporter ATP-binding protein, translating into MIDNIETLLAITDLHKRFGEREVLKGIDLSVQKGEVVAILGPSGCGKSTLLRCLNGLENIQQGSIKLDDIELNTPTTSWIQVRQKVGMVFQSYDLFPNMNVIDNILLGPLKVQKRAKAEAIQQADDLLTRVGLIDRKTAYPRQLSGGQKQRIAIVRALCMNPEIMLFDEVTASLDPEMVREVLEVIQDLAKQGMTMILVTHELGFARRVANRIVFMDQGKIVEMAEPEAFFIDPQTERAKQFLTVFDF; encoded by the coding sequence ATGATTGACAACATTGAAACACTATTAGCAATAACCGATCTCCATAAACGTTTTGGTGAACGTGAAGTGCTTAAAGGTATTGACCTCTCTGTACAGAAAGGTGAAGTAGTAGCCATACTAGGCCCTTCAGGCTGTGGTAAGTCCACTCTATTACGTTGTTTAAATGGCTTAGAGAACATTCAACAAGGTTCTATTAAATTAGATGATATTGAACTGAACACCCCTACTACCTCATGGATTCAAGTAAGGCAAAAAGTAGGCATGGTTTTTCAAAGCTATGATTTATTTCCTAATATGAATGTGATTGATAATATTTTATTAGGACCATTAAAAGTACAAAAACGTGCCAAAGCAGAAGCAATTCAACAAGCTGATGATTTACTGACTCGGGTAGGTTTAATTGATCGTAAAACAGCGTATCCTAGACAATTATCTGGAGGCCAAAAACAACGTATTGCTATCGTTCGTGCGCTTTGCATGAACCCTGAAATTATGCTTTTTGATGAAGTAACTGCCTCTCTTGATCCAGAAATGGTTAGAGAGGTATTAGAAGTTATTCAAGATTTAGCCAAACAAGGGATGACCATGATTCTAGTTACTCATGAGCTAGGCTTTGCTAGACGTGTGGCTAATAGAATTGTTTTTATGGATCAAGGTAAAATTGTAGAAATGGCAGAACCTGAAGCCTTCTTTATAGATCCTCAAACAGAACGTGCTAAACAATTTTTGACTGTATTTGATTTTTAA
- a CDS encoding PDR/VanB family oxidoreductase translates to MSDFQTAFVRGLRYEAKNIISIELAPTQGTQFQSFQAGSHIDLHLPNGLVRSYSLLNSPDDEDCYVLGVLLDGNSKGGSAYIHKELRIGQELQISKPRNNFNLDEAANHSVLVAGGIGITPIYCMLVRLLTLGNSVELIYCARSRQEAAYLNELEKLNVKITWHFDDEKAGIPNLEQYLAGHDKEVHFYCCGPVAMLEAFEAACQKLGYDNSHVEYFAAKEIIEPEQGHAYVVELAKSGMILDVPADGSLLEVLETAGVLLNTACRQGICGACETKVLEGVPEHRDNVLSPRQKAANDVMMVCVSGCKGDKLILDL, encoded by the coding sequence ATGTCAGACTTTCAAACAGCCTTTGTGCGTGGTTTACGCTATGAGGCTAAAAATATTATTAGTATCGAGTTAGCACCTACACAAGGTACACAGTTTCAATCATTTCAAGCTGGATCTCATATTGATTTACATTTACCTAATGGTTTGGTTAGAAGCTATTCATTATTGAACTCACCAGATGACGAAGATTGTTATGTATTAGGTGTTTTATTAGATGGTAATAGTAAAGGTGGTTCTGCTTATATTCATAAGGAACTTAGAATAGGGCAAGAGCTACAGATTTCTAAACCGCGTAATAATTTTAACTTAGATGAGGCTGCTAATCACAGTGTATTAGTGGCTGGTGGTATTGGTATTACACCTATTTATTGTATGTTGGTGCGTTTATTAACATTAGGTAATTCAGTAGAGTTAATTTACTGTGCACGTAGTCGACAAGAAGCCGCTTATCTAAATGAGTTAGAAAAATTAAATGTAAAAATTACATGGCATTTTGATGACGAAAAAGCTGGCATACCAAACCTTGAACAGTATTTAGCAGGGCATGATAAAGAAGTACATTTCTACTGTTGCGGCCCTGTGGCGATGTTAGAAGCTTTTGAAGCAGCCTGCCAAAAATTAGGTTATGATAATAGTCATGTAGAGTATTTTGCGGCGAAAGAAATAATAGAGCCAGAGCAGGGCCATGCTTATGTCGTAGAGTTAGCTAAGTCTGGGATGATTTTAGATGTGCCAGCAGATGGTTCACTTTTAGAAGTTTTAGAAACGGCTGGCGTGTTATTAAATACTGCATGTCGTCAGGGTATTTGCGGTGCCTGTGAAACTAAAGTGTTAGAAGGTGTGCCTGAGCATCGTGATAATGTACTAAGCCCCCGTCAGAAGGCAGCTAATGATGTAATGATGGTCTGTGTTTCTGGTTGTAAGGGTGATAAGTTAATACTCGATTTATAA